Part of the Sulfuricella denitrificans skB26 genome is shown below.
AAAAATGACCCCACAGGACCTGACCCCGCAAGTGTATCTGCCGGGACTCGCGGGCAGCCTGCAAGTGGAAATGCTGGCTGCCACGCGGCGCAACGGTTTTTTGGCCTATGAGCTTGCGCCTAAGCTGGACGATTTGCTGACGGAAGTGGCGGCCGGTTCGCCGGTGCTCGTGTTGCAGAATGTTGCGCTGAGCTGGTATCCGGTGTGGCATTACGCGGTGGTGGTGGGGTACGACCTCAAGCGCGAGGAAATCATTCTGCGCTCCGGCCTGGAGCGGCGGCAGGTGCTGCCTTTTACAACATTCGAACATACCTGGGAACGCGCCGGCTACTGGGCCATGCTTGCGCTACCGCCGGGCAGGATGCCGCGCACCGCGAGTGAAGCTGCTTACGTTTCTGCGGCAGTGGCTGCGGAAAAATTCATCCCGCCGAAAAGCGCTGAAGCCGCCTATGACGCCGCCCTCAAACGCTGGCCGCGCAATCTTTCCGCCCGCATCGGCCTGGGCAATGCGGCCTACGCCCAAGGCAACTGGAAACGCGCCGAAAAAGCCTACCTGCAGGCAACGCTGGATCATCCGAAGTCCGCCATTGCCTACAATAACCTTGCCCAAACGCTAGCCGAGCAAAAGCGTTATCCCGAAGCGCTGGCTTTGGCAAATCAGGCCGTCCTCCTGGGCGGTCCGGAGCAGGACGCTGCCAAAAATACCCTGGATCAGATCAGAAAGAAGATGCGCAAGTAGGCGCTGAGTTTCAGGATGGATGGCGCTGGAACAGCCAATAGCGCTCAGACCTGTCTCCGGGTCGGTTGCCTTCCCAGATTTCAGTCCATTCCGGGCCGGGCGGCGCATCCGGGTTGTTGGCGCTGCCCTGCACCAGCAGTAGGTCACACCTTATTCCTTGGTGAGTTTCCGTACGTTTGGTAAGGATGCCGGCGTAGTATTCCAGCATGGCGCGCTGCGGCTCGCCCAACTTGCTGCTGGAAATGCAGGCGTGGCGAGCGGGCAGCGCCTGTTGCATGGAGGTGATCATGGAACGGTAGCTTTTGCCGGCATCCAGCCAGGGCAGTGCCAGCGTCATCATGATTACCCATACCAGCGTGATGCCGGTCGCCGAGTTGAGCACCGCGCGCGGATTGCGGGGCAGGGATCTTGCCCAGAAAGCGATGAACAGCCAGGCAAGGGTGGCCATGAGCGCAATGGCAAAATGCAGCGGTTCGATCGTCGGGATGTAACCCGGCTGCAATCTTAGTAAGCGCTCTGCCTGGTTGGCAGGATGTCCGGAGATCATGGCGAACCAGTAGAACCAGAACACGCCGGCGATAAAGCCGAAGGTCATGATACTGAACCAGTTCAGCGCACTGGCCGCACCGCGGCGCAGGGTGTTGACGCCGGGTGCGGCGAGCAGCGAGAGTGGCAGCAGCATCGGCAGGGCATAGAGTTCGCGCGCGTCGGAAGCCATGCTGAACACCCCCATCATCACCAGGAAGGTGGTGAGTGTAAGCTGAGCCTCGGGTTGCCTGAAGATGGTGCGACGTCCCTGCCACAACGTCCATAGCGCAATCGGCAGGGCGGGCCAGGCGAACCAGGGCAGGATTTTGAAATAATGCATGTGATCGCTGCTGGGTCCGAGTTTGGCAAATCCCAGGAATCGCCCCAGATTGTTGATCCAGAACCATTCCCTGAACAGTTCGGGTGAGCGCAGATACAGCAGGATCGGCCAAATGGTCAGCCATGGCAGAGAGGCGAGAAAGGCTATTGCAAGGTAGCGCATGTAATCCCGATTGCGCCAGTGGCGAAATACGAGCGGCAACAGCAAGGCCGTCAACCCAATGATTCCGGGAGCGATCAGGCCCTTGGACATGAAGCCGATACCGGTTCCCGTACCGAGCCAGATACCTGCCAGTGCGAATCTCCTGCGACTCAGCGCCAGGCCGTAAATGGCCATGGCAAAACCGGCCAGCAAGGCGGTGTCGGTGATCATTTCATGGCCACGGATCAGCAGTCCCAGGCAGCCGATCAGGATGAGCACGGTGAGGCGGCCATGGCTCTTGCCCCACAGTTCTCTGCCAGCCAGCCCGGTGAACAGCAGCGCGAGCGCCATGAAAAAGCCGGTGGTCAGGCGCGTTGCGTCGTGCAGGGGGAGTGCGAAGGAGAATATTTTTCCGAATAGCGCCGCAGTGATGTAATACAGTGGCGGTTTTTCCATGAAGGGCTCGCCACCCAGGGTCGGTACGATCCAGTCGCCGCTTTGGAGAATATGGTAAATCAGCCCGAAGCTGTAGGCTTCATCCGGTTTCCAGGGCTGATGGCCGATCAGGCCGGGCAGTATCCAGGCAAGACAGAGGGCGGCAAGCAGGAAGAAGGTTGAACGGCTGCTGGAGTTGGTCAGGTTTGTGGGTTGGCTCATGGAATGTCGGATAGTGTCGGCGGCTATTCAACCGTTTTAAGGTGCTGCCCTGCCTGCGGTTCACCGCTGGGGTAGGCGTGATTCATCAGGCGCAGGTAGCCTTCGGCATTCTTGCCGAGGGGGGACTGGCGCGCCAGGCTGGCGAAGGTTTCCCCTCTTTTTGCCGTGCGGGTATGGATGAGGTTGGGTTTCGCCAGTTTACGTTCGGAATCCTGCAGGGCGTGGAAACTGCCGATCGCGGACGATATGGCTGTTCGATGTTGATTATAGGCAGCCGGAGTTTTTGCAGTGGCGAATAGGATAAAGGTCTGATCCCGGAAAAAAATCACCCCGATCTTGACCGGCTTGTTCTGACGAACTCCACTCATGGTGGCGGCGGGCAGACCGTTGATCAGGGCGGTATCCAGTTCGTTGCCGGTATCCAGCCGGATATTGCGGCGCAAGAAATCTGCCGGTGTGCCGCGTGCGGGGCCGGCCAGAAGCAATTCAATCTGCCCGTCGTTTTCCGGGCTGAGGGCGACGACCCTGTCGAGGCTGTTTTTAACTTTCCAGTCAGGCGGAAAATTCAGCCCGAATCCCAGGCCGTCATGCAGGAACCGGTTGTCGCGGACGATGCCCTGGCTGGGGCTGTCGCCGAAAACCAGTCCGTTGATCTGGGTCAGATAGATGGCCTGGCGGCTGTCTGCTTTGGGCTGGGCCAGGCGATCTGCTTCGCCGACCACTTCCTTGAGCCGGGTATCGTTGTCGGGATGGGTGGCGAACAGGCCGTGATAGCGCCTTGGTTCGCGGCCTTCTCCGCGGGCGATTTCGGCATCGAACAGTTCCTGGTCTTTCAGGATGCCGACTACCTTTACCATCGCCTGTGGATCGTAACCGGTGAGCGCCAGGTATTCAGCGCCGAGGCGGTCCGCTTCCAGTTCGTGATCGCGCCCGTAACCTGAAAGCAATGCGTTGCCGAGCAGGCTGAACAGGTCCTGAGCGCCGCCACGCAATTCCGGCACCAGGATGGAGCCCAGCGCCACGCCGATGCTGGCAGCCATCGAGGCGCTGTACTGTTGCACGCTGTGGCGCGCGGTAACGTGGCCGATTTCATGCCCCAGCACGGCGGCGAGCTCGGCTTCGGAGTTGAGATAGGCCATGATGCCGCGGGTAATGTAGATATAGCCGCCGGGCAGGGCGAAGGCATTGATTTCCGGGCTGTCGACCACGGTGAAGTGGTACTCCAGGTTGCCGCGGTGGCTTTTCTGCGCGAGGCGCTGGCCGACATCGTTGACGTAGCGCTGCAGGGTGGGGTTGTCGTAAACGCCATATTCCTTGCGGACTTCCTCGTCGCCCTTCTGGCCGGTGCGGACTTCCTCGCTTTCGGACATCATGACGAAATTCTGCCGTCCTGTAACCGGATTGACGGCACAGTTGGCGAGCAGTCCCAGGCAGAGCAGACCGGTGACTAATCTGAAAGCGCGTGGAAGTATCATGGCGTTATATTAGACCATGCAGGGTAAAACAAAAAAGGCAGCCTCAAGCTGCCTTTATGTTGCTGCGTAGCGTCGAAGCTTACTTCATGCCGTATTTCTGGCGGAATTTCTCGACGCGGCCGGCGGTATCGATGGTCTTCTGCTTGCCGGTGTAGAACGGGTGGCACATCGAGCAGACTTCAATGCCCAGCGGCTTGCTCATGGTGGAGCGGGTCTTGAACTTCTCGCCGCAGCTGCA
Proteins encoded:
- a CDS encoding PA2778 family cysteine peptidase, with the translated sequence MLFRVCARLIAGVFFLIWLGGCATPQTQSLLKTYSRQLPQQVELSKVPFYPQETHQCGPASLAMTLNAGGAKMTPQDLTPQVYLPGLAGSLQVEMLAATRRNGFLAYELAPKLDDLLTEVAAGSPVLVLQNVALSWYPVWHYAVVVGYDLKREEIILRSGLERRQVLPFTTFEHTWERAGYWAMLALPPGRMPRTASEAAYVSAAVAAEKFIPPKSAEAAYDAALKRWPRNLSARIGLGNAAYAQGNWKRAEKAYLQATLDHPKSAIAYNNLAQTLAEQKRYPEALALANQAVLLGGPEQDAAKNTLDQIRKKMRK
- a CDS encoding M48 family metalloprotease, yielding MILPRAFRLVTGLLCLGLLANCAVNPVTGRQNFVMMSESEEVRTGQKGDEEVRKEYGVYDNPTLQRYVNDVGQRLAQKSHRGNLEYHFTVVDSPEINAFALPGGYIYITRGIMAYLNSEAELAAVLGHEIGHVTARHSVQQYSASMAASIGVALGSILVPELRGGAQDLFSLLGNALLSGYGRDHELEADRLGAEYLALTGYDPQAMVKVVGILKDQELFDAEIARGEGREPRRYHGLFATHPDNDTRLKEVVGEADRLAQPKADSRQAIYLTQINGLVFGDSPSQGIVRDNRFLHDGLGFGLNFPPDWKVKNSLDRVVALSPENDGQIELLLAGPARGTPADFLRRNIRLDTGNELDTALINGLPAATMSGVRQNKPVKIGVIFFRDQTFILFATAKTPAAYNQHRTAISSAIGSFHALQDSERKLAKPNLIHTRTAKRGETFASLARQSPLGKNAEGYLRLMNHAYPSGEPQAGQHLKTVE
- the rpmE gene encoding 50S ribosomal protein L31, whose amino-acid sequence is MKPEIHPEYKELEVTCSCGEKFKTRSTMSKPLGIEVCSMCHPFYTGKQKTIDTAGRVEKFRQKYGMK
- a CDS encoding ArnT family glycosyltransferase; its protein translation is MSQPTNLTNSSSRSTFFLLAALCLAWILPGLIGHQPWKPDEAYSFGLIYHILQSGDWIVPTLGGEPFMEKPPLYYITAALFGKIFSFALPLHDATRLTTGFFMALALLFTGLAGRELWGKSHGRLTVLILIGCLGLLIRGHEMITDTALLAGFAMAIYGLALSRRRFALAGIWLGTGTGIGFMSKGLIAPGIIGLTALLLPLVFRHWRNRDYMRYLAIAFLASLPWLTIWPILLYLRSPELFREWFWINNLGRFLGFAKLGPSSDHMHYFKILPWFAWPALPIALWTLWQGRRTIFRQPEAQLTLTTFLVMMGVFSMASDARELYALPMLLPLSLLAAPGVNTLRRGAASALNWFSIMTFGFIAGVFWFYWFAMISGHPANQAERLLRLQPGYIPTIEPLHFAIALMATLAWLFIAFWARSLPRNPRAVLNSATGITLVWVIMMTLALPWLDAGKSYRSMITSMQQALPARHACISSSKLGEPQRAMLEYYAGILTKRTETHQGIRCDLLLVQGSANNPDAPPGPEWTEIWEGNRPGDRSERYWLFQRHPS